In Methanobacteriales archaeon HGW-Methanobacteriales-1, one genomic interval encodes:
- a CDS encoding ferredoxin, with amino-acid sequence MIVVNKEDCIKCGACQGTCPTAAIEVTPSNVIFCDICGGDPKCVATCPQDALKVESM; translated from the coding sequence ATGATAGTAGTCAATAAAGAAGACTGCATTAAATGTGGAGCCTGTCAAGGTACCTGCCCCACCGCAGCCATAGAAGTAACACCTAGTAATGTTATTTTTTGTGATATTTGTGGCGGAGATCCTAAGTGTGTAGCTACCTGTCCTCAGGATGCTTTAAAAGTCGAATCCATG